In the genome of Acanthopagrus latus isolate v.2019 chromosome 4, fAcaLat1.1, whole genome shotgun sequence, the window AGGTTTACTGCTGAGGAAGTTCTGTGCTGAATTTGGTTCAATTTGGACAACTGGCggattttcatttccatgacaacagggCCAACCGCTCGAAGGTCTTTAAGTAATGACACACTTATATTGAGTAGTGGTCAAAGAAgcagctcttcctctctgtggttTCGTCTGAACCGTTGAAGTTACCCGTGTTAAACTTGAGGACGGCGACATGACTGATGTAATCCCAACTCTTTCCCAACATTTCCCAACTCTTGATCAGTGAAATCGTCGGCTCATTTCTCACTGTAGGATCTCTGACTCggggaaagttttttttctttacaaactgGGCTGAAATCCTGGTGATGCAGAACTAACTGTGTTCTGTAATGGCACATGAATTATTTAGTTTCTTTGCGACCGACTGTCAGACTTTAGTGGCTTTTGGTTACAGCTGAGAGTGGTAGCACAAAGTTTGTCACCCTTAAACATCTCATAAAGGAGCTTCAGCAACTGGCAGCTTATTAAGATGAATTATTAATcagggtgggttttttttaaagatggctGCAGGCCTGATGGGTTTATCTGAGGGGATGTGGCAGCGTGCTACCTGCAGTCTCCGGTCTCCAGTGTGAGTCACATGACAGAACTCTGACCAGGTGTGATATAAACCAGAGCTCAGCTGAACACTCATGAGGAGACTCTCTGGTTTAATCACCTGAAATCAAATATAGTGGTGTGAAGTGTTTATCCCTCAGAGCAGCTCGCCAGAAACTTAATCCcaaattaaagaataaatatcTAAAGGATTTAAGCTCACTAAAGACATAACAACATAATCCTCCTCAAAATAATTTAACTGTGTTTCAGGGGAAACATCTTCAGAGAGAACTGGAAGATGACAGTTTGGAAGCATTAGGCATTTTTATAAAAGGATGACAGCCAAATTAATTCAGCTCACCTACCAGCTTAAATATGGTAAACTTATGATTTAAAACTTTCTGAGGGTTACGGATTAAAAACTTTGCAGTGGAGAAATCAAACCCAGaatgtttaagtgttttataatgATGAGATATATTTTTGGCAACATTCTCcttaaaataatttataatatattctgtttatttgtctcaATAAACTTTGcaaatctgaaaataaatggTGAAAAACTGGAGGAAAACTTGTGGAGGATGCATCAAAGAGAGTTGGAAAGACTGTTTTAACAATTCAGTTCTCTTACATCATATATTCTTCCTttaaccaacacacacacacacacacacacacacacacacacacacacacacacactgtgaaactAGGTCTGTGCATAATTACAAACACTCgctcaaggaaaaaaacaagggagGAGAGCTACAGTCATTGTTGCAGAAAATATTAACCTGCAACAGAAACCTTAAGTGTCGCCAGCTGCAGCTGAATAAACTCACCGTTAGATTATGAACCTCAACCaaaactgtgacacacacacgcaatgtGAGGAAGCATCCGTCTCACATGCACTCATCCATCACACATAAAGTATACTCAACCCTTCAGTCATCATCTCAGCTGTATCTATATGTGGGTTACGGTCTAGTTGTGCTTGGCACGAATCCCTTTTAAGTAGTTTTTCCAGCGTTTGACCACATCCTTAAAGACGGGAGAGTTGTCTATGGATGCCACCAGCTGTAACTGGTTAATGTGTGTGGTGTGATAGTCCCAGCGGGCCAGGTTGGGCGCCGTGCCTAACATGAAGTGACGTAGGTCATAAATGCTCCCAGACCCTGTGTCAAAGAGCGGCAGCATGGCCTTCAGCGACTCCATGCCGCGGCTGAACAGCTGCCCGGCCTCCCTGCCAAGCTTCTCTCCGGCGGTCTCAGTCAAGTCAAAGAGTCCCAGCAGGGAGTAGATGAAGCCGTTGAGGACAAAGGAGCTGGGTGTGGTGGGGTACTCCTCATACCAGTCGTATTTGTTCATGAACACAGCTTTGACCCCGTGCTGCGCTGAAGGCACCTTGTAGGGTCCGACTGCCTTGAGGGCAGCGTTGAGGTAAGCCTGGTCCTTGGTGAGGAGGTAGGCTCTCACCAGGGTGGACATGGCCTGGCCCTGAGCCATGGCTGAGTACCAGCCGGGCTCCAGAGGCCGGAAGCCTTCCCCCAGTTTACGGGTGACCATGATGGGCCAGCCACCTCGTTCGTCCTGGTTGCGGAGCAGCCAGTCGCTGGCGGCGAAGAAGGCGGCCATGTGGGCAGTGGTGGAGATGGTGACATTGTCGACAAAGCCACGCCCATGTAGGACAAGTCGCACCACCCGTCTGGGCATGATCTGAGGAGGACATCAGACGcagaggcagacaaaacaatcaGTGGTGGAATAAAATTATCATCTCTACATGTGGAGTGTCGGAGTTTCCATAATAAAATATATCCCAACATAATTTAACACTCTACATTTGTATTTAATATCTATTCATAAAACTGTGTTGAGTATAATGCTGCACGAGTCATCATGTTGTTAGTTTGGTGCATAGCATTACCTGAAATGCagcttaaaacacagttaaTCAAATACAGTCCAGTTCAGTGCTGACAACAATATGAATGATGTTTTTAACACTTATTTAACTATCAACAGTTTGTTACACATTagaacagttgttttttgttccaaTAAAATAAGTTGTGGATGGTACCAAAAGAATGGCTCTATCTGTCCTgttctgtcttttgttctgtcaCTAAAAGGTGAACTTAAAACACAATCATAAATAAACCAACAGATGTTTTATCAAGGCTACTTTCAGCACCAGATATCGGATGTAAACTGACCTTCGTTGCCTTCACAGCCTTGGTGTTGGAAAGCCCGACGCCCTTCCTGAGGTCGGTGAGCAGATCTCGGGTCAGGGTGCTCCAGGCGGTCCGTGAGCCGATACCGTAGGTGATGTCACGGTCTTTGAAGGCGATGAGCTGCGTGCTGGTCACGTAGTGGATGGTGAAGGGCGGGCCCTTCTCCGTGGTTTCCAGGACAACAGACACGCTGCCGTTGGAGACGAACTTGACGTCCAAGCTGAGGATGAAGTCTTTGGAGTTGCCCAGCTGGAGAGACACGCCTTCTGAGGCCTCTGTGgcagggtgaggagggtgagggggggCGGGGTGCAGCAGATAAACAAGGTGagtgttaaaaatgttaaaaatgacctgcagcagaaaataaactattgtgtttttttcaaatgcaactcatcagaaaaaaaaaccctcgcTTGACTGATTTTAAGAAGTTCTGATAACAATGGACTATTTTTAGCCGACTGACTGGAAGCCTTTTTCCAGACGCACACACCCTCCTCTGATGCCTTCTGCTATGATAGCTCATCTTTGTCCTCGTTTCCTCAGATTCACTTGATAGTCAAATATTCAAAAGATCAATAACAGTCTGATAACTTTAGAGAACCTTCCTCTGTATAACCAAGGatcctgtatttttttaatatctgtgtGAAGtgccgaacacacacacacacacacacacacacacacacacacacacacacacacacacacacacacacacacacacacacacacacacacacacacacacacacacacacacacacacacacacacacttctcatgGGATGTATAGTACAGATGtgtcactgcacactgagcTTAATTAGGAAGAGGACAGCAGGGAGGGAAGAACAGAGCAGCGGGAAGATGTAAGAAGAAttaaaagaagaagtgaagaacAGAGCAGCAACTTCCCTACAGACTGAAAAAGGAGCGATACAGACccaaaatcatattttagtACTTTAAGACTGCAAGTCGATACACAACATACATCTGTAAATGTGTCTTGTGCTTGTGACATCTCAATtgtgatcaaataaaaaataaagacagggTTTCTTCCCCGTTTATACAGCtgcaaaacacataaatgtaaaattctgtaaaatgtaattagttaACTTTTTCTGCTCATAGCACCGAAGATTCAGAGGCAGGAAGTTGGGCAGCACGAGCCACAACATTGTAGCATGAGTGTTTAAGTATCAGGTGGGTTCAATGTTGTTTGAGACCACTCACATTATGTGTTCAAGGAAGTCTATAATGAGTCATTTTCAAAAGCCTTTCAAATTAATATATTACAGTGTTATTACAGAATATTTTTACTCTTATCATTATTCATGCACATAGGAGGAGCACTATCGTCACCAGGCATAGGCCGATATTAGATATTAAtttctttgtgtcattttaatgaAGACATGTATGtagtttgaaataaaatgacgAAAAAGACAGTTAACTTAAATCTAAGCTTGTAAGGTTTCTCTCGAAGTCACTGAATCAAACTCTGCAATTGGGTCCATTTGCGTCCCCACATCACTTCCATAAAAGCCCACCAAAGACATGAACTCAGCTGATATTCAGTTTCCACACCGCCACCGCTCTTCTTACATTATATCAACTCTTTTCCAGGcacttcagctgctgtgctGAATTCATTTCAACCCCCTTAAGCACAAAGAGATTCTGGGATGATCTCTCCTTTGGCCTTGTTACGTGGTCTGCGCAGCACCTTTTTCTCATCAAGGTTCCCCGAAGgataaagagaggaaagagtgtAGGAGTCAAGAAAAAGGGGGGTAATGGAATCATGGCTCCCTTTTAAGCAGCCTGAGATCGCAGGGAGTGAAAATGAGCCAATAGTGAGAAGACAagtgagaaacagagacagcGAGATCTCACATGTCATGAGAAAGCCGAGGCAGACGAGGCTGACGGAGACACAAAGGCAGTCGATCAGGAGGAGAATGAAGGAGAGAGCCAGTCTGGCAGGGGCCTCTGGATGACTACGGCCCTTTAATGCACTCATAAATCCATTACTTAAGGCAATGCAGAGAGTAAGTGGATTTGTACTCTGGCCCCGTGATTACTCTGGCATCAATAAAGGATGGGCAGGGAATATAGACGAGattccacctcctctgctctgctttgctCTCTGGCTGTTTAGCAATaaggcagcagacagagatgacatgcagcaagaAATGTGCCAGCATGAAACCAGGCTTGTATACACATGTGGGTACGTCAGACGAACACTTGCAAacacatgtacagtgtgtaatgtgcatgtgcagaTACAAAAGACCTGTGTAACGGTCGATGCTCATGAGATTATTCATCCACAGCCTCCAGTGACTTCATCAGTGtgaccacacaaacacagagcaccAAGAAAAACCAGCCACCCTCTCGGGAAGCGTTAATGTTTTTAAGGCCGCAAGCaactgttattttcattattgatgaatctgccaattattttctttattaatctTTAATCGTGAAATGTtggaaaacagtgaaaaaccaTTTCATAATTTCCCAGTGCTCAACGTGACTAATTCAGATTGTTTATTTCATATGCTCATAGATTCAATTTATAATCTGACATCTAAATACACAATTATTGAACATTTGACAGGCTGAAGCCATCAAATCAGAGCATTACTGCCTCAAATATGACTGACAGCTAATCAAATAAGTTGCTGATTGATGTTCTGTTGAATATCAACcagcaaatgaaatgaaggaCTCACATACATCTCCCCCTCAAGTCAGAAGAACACCTCAGAACTGTAGTACTGTGTAGGGATCAAAGCGATAAAATGCAGAACAACAACTTTCTGGCATCCATGTTGCTCCCACGCTCTGATTTGatgcacaccaacacaacaATGTTGGGAGAACGGCTTCCAGCTTCCGAAGGTGAAAACCTCAGAGGAGCATGTGAACGCATCATTattgactaattgtttcagctcagcAGGTTTTATTGCTTCCCTTCATTGAATCAAAGAAGATGGGTCTTCATCTCATTATTCTTCACAGCTCTGTCGAGCTCTGTCAGTTCTGTGTTATCATGAGTGAACAAACCATTAACAGGTCCAGTCACAAATTCTCAATCTGAATTGATATGTGGACTCTGACATGGGCAGAAGAAATCCGCTTTCACATTGACATTGAAGATACAATCCTCAAGACTTTCAGGAACACAAACCCTGTTTTGATATTAATGGTCAATATTTTCCCACAATGCTCGTTCAGtatatttacattcagtttGTATTAGAAGTCCCCATGACTCCTGTGCTGATTCAGATTGCTGAATTTGACATCAGCCTCAATGTTTTTGTTCAGAGCTTTATTAATTCCCCGTTAAtgcaaatgtaacatttcctAAAACCATCCAGCCTGTGAATTATGATTTTGAATGCAAATACTGAGCAGATAATATTGCTTGCTGCCTGGTTAAATGGAGCCCGAAGCTTCTGGCGGAAAACACCTGGAGTTGATGGGAGCACAGAGTTTGTTTTCTAAACTTtagggattaaaaagtggatcCATCTTCACTGTCGCTAAACCTGTCGGCAGcaaggagctgcagaggtgtTGAAATTCACTGTAATACACTGTAATTCTTTATCTGACtgcatgaaatgtattttacagcaTGAATGTACAGATAAGAGATGGGAAAGACATGACACTAGAGGataacagacagaaacagtaTCTAATGATTAGCTCTTTTGtcagaaacaaaactaaaaactaacattcagtcagacagctgcagtacCGATATCTTGCAACTAATGTCCAGTAAGATACTCTGGCTGTTTGCTCAAAGTCACTGCAAGaaactcaaataaacacaaatgatcacaAATGAATAAcatgcttctgtttgtgtgtcatcataGATAGATGGTTAGCCTTGATTGGTAGCTTCCAGCTAGGTGGCCTTGTTTCACTGACTAGACTCGCTTCAGCTCAAACTCTTTGCCAATTGTCTAGTACCTGAAAATCAGGTGGAGTTAGAACCCTGAAGGGAAGAGGTGCAACAACAGAAGATCAAGATGCCATGATTCACAGAGACTTCTAATAGTTCCCTGAAGttcattattttgaatttagAT includes:
- the glceb gene encoding D-glucuronyl C5-epimerase B, which codes for MRCLAARVNYKTLIVICALFTLITVLLWNRCSSDTSLRFLPRAALVAPSPKVGDASISSQQHPPQPPEPPPVVGVVSGIKYEEIDCLINDESTIKGRREGGEVYLPFSWMEKYFEVYGKVVQYDGYDRFEFQHSYSKVYAQREPYHPDGVFMSFEGYNVEVRDRVKCISGVEGVPLSTQWGPQGYFYAIQIAQYGLSHYSKNLTERPPHVEVYDTAEERDSRASSAPWSVPKGCGLSRVPDKSRATSVRQFSAPEASEGVSLQLGNSKDFILSLDVKFVSNGSVSVVLETTEKGPPFTIHYVTSTQLIAFKDRDITYGIGSRTAWSTLTRDLLTDLRKGVGLSNTKAVKATKIMPRRVVRLVLHGRGFVDNVTISTTAHMAAFFAASDWLLRNQDERGGWPIMVTRKLGEGFRPLEPGWYSAMAQGQAMSTLVRAYLLTKDQAYLNAALKAVGPYKVPSAQHGVKAVFMNKYDWYEEYPTTPSSFVLNGFIYSLLGLFDLTETAGEKLGREAGQLFSRGMESLKAMLPLFDTGSGSIYDLRHFMLGTAPNLARWDYHTTHINQLQLVASIDNSPVFKDVVKRWKNYLKGIRAKHN